One Mytilus trossulus isolate FHL-02 chromosome 5, PNRI_Mtr1.1.1.hap1, whole genome shotgun sequence DNA segment encodes these proteins:
- the LOC134719618 gene encoding COMM domain-containing protein 4-like, with product MRFRFCGDLDCPDWVLAEISTLSKVTSVKIKLLCIQVIKDLLDVGIDYDKVYKLTADAKFETGDVKASVAVLSFILCSAAKYNVDGESLSNELQQLGLPKEHATALTKSYSDSLEKLQTQLRKHSLRLSQLDSVEWRVDYILSSSHLKSIDEPCVQLRLKVRDPNTDNVKPVTFTVTADKFRILLNELKQADSLMENLSS from the exons ATG AGATTTAGGTTTTGTGGTGATCTTGACTGCCCTGATTGGGTTCTTGCAGAAATTAGTACATTATCAAAAGTG ACTTCAGTAAAGATCAAATTACTCTGCATACAAGTCATTAAAGATCTACTGGATGTTGGTATAGAT tatgaTAAGGTCTACAAACTAACTGCTGATGCTAAATTTG AGACTGGAGATGTCAAAGCCAGTGTCGctgttttgtcttttatcttGTGTTCTGCTGCCAAGTATAATGTGGATGGTGAATCACTGAGCAATGAACTACAACAGTTAGGTTTACCCAAAG AACATGCTACAGCACTAACAAAATCCTACAGTGACAGTTTAGAAAAATTACAGACTCAACTTAGAAAACATAGTCTGAGGT tgtcaCAGTTAGACTCAGTTGAATGGAGAGTAGACTACATATTAAGTTCTAGTCACTTAAAGAGTATCGATGAACCTTGTGTACAACTAAGGTTAAAGGTCAGGGATCCAAATACAGATAATGTCAAACCAGTCACATTTACGGTCACAGCTGATAAATTCAGGATTTTGTTAAATG agttGAAGCAGGCAGATTCTTTGATGGAGAACTTATCAAGCTGA